A single genomic interval of Labrus bergylta chromosome 18, fLabBer1.1, whole genome shotgun sequence harbors:
- the ccr6b gene encoding C-C chemokine receptor type 6: MEQVTTTDYDYSTDDYPVDGLCNVDLNPVEIAQTYIHSIICAFGLIGNVLVVVTYLFYKRTKTMTDVYLFHVAMADLIFVVALPFIIYNEQHSWLMGHVACKILRSAYSINLYSGMLLLAGIGGDRYIAIVHARRSFGARSTALMYSRLVCLSVWLFAFALTVPTFIYTECYSDPDGGMGKSTMVCEMHFNKTETAKLVKVLVPSLQMAIGFLVPLLVMVFCYSSIMCTLLRARSSQRHKAVLVVLAVVVVFIVCHLPYNITLLTHTVALFKQRSCEVENVKLKVLAVSRSVAYLHCCLNPVLYAFVGVKFQSHFRQILSDLWCFSKKYIYSARTSRATSDVCISGRVSSEGFNNISSFSA; the protein is encoded by the coding sequence ATGGAGCAGGTGACTACGACAGACTATGACTACAGTACAGATGATTACCCTGTAGATGGTCTCTGCAACGTGGATCTCAATCCTGTGGAGATCGCCCAAACCTACATCCACTCCATCATCTGTGCCTTCGGCCTGATCGGAAATGTTCTCGTCGTCGTCACCTACCTCTTCTACAAACGCACCAAGACCATGACCGACGTCTACCTCTTCCACGTGGCCATGGCTGACCTGATCTTTGTAGTGGCTCTGCCTTTTATCATCTACAACGAGCAGCACAGTTGGCTGATGGGACATGTGGCCTGTAAGATACTGAGGTCAGCCTACAGTATTAACCTGTACAGCGGCATGCTCCTGCTGGCCGGCATCGGTGGAGATCGTTACATAGCCATCGTTCATGCTAGGAGGTCGTTTGGAGCGCGCTCAACCGCTCTGATGTACAGCCGCCTCGTCTGCTTGTCTGTTTGGCTGTTTGCTTTTGCTTTAACTGTGCCCACATTCATCTACACAGAATGCTATTCAGATCCCGACGGGGGGATGGGCAAGTCAACTATGGTGTGTGAGATGCAtttcaacaaaacagaaacagcaaaGCTGGTGAAAGTGCTCGTTCCCAGCCTTCAAATGGCCATCGGTTTCCTGGTGCCGCTGCTGGTGATGGTGTTCTGTTACTCCAGCATCATGTGCACCCTGCTGAGGGCACGGAGCAGCCAGAGGCACAAGGCCGTGCTGGTGGTGCTGGCAGTGGTCGTGGTCTTCATTGTGTGCCACCTTCCTTACAACATAACTCTGCTGACCCACACTGTGGCTCTGTTCAAACAGAGGAGCTGCGAGGTGGAGAATGTTAAACTCAAAGTGTTGGCTGTTTCCAGAAGTGTAGCTTACCTCCACTGCTGCCTCAACCCCGTTCTCTACGCCTTCGTCGGGGTGAAGTTCCAGAGCCACTTCAGGCAGATTCTGTCGGACCTGTGGTGCTTCAGCAAGAAGTACATCTACTCCGCTCGCACGTCGCGTGCCACGTCTGATGTCTGCATCTCAGGCCGGGTCTCGTCAGAAGGTTTCAACAACATTTCGTCATTTAGTGCTTAA